A segment of the Necator americanus strain Aroian chromosome IV, whole genome shotgun sequence genome:
GCTGATTTTGAACAGTtctagaatgattttttttttcaggattaatGTTGGAACTAGTGCATAATGAAAATCTATCTATATCATCAAAAACGAATAAGTAAAATTTCTCGTCTAAGCGCAGAAGTTACTGAATCTTTAGAGGTATATTAATATCGAGAAAAATTTGTCAAATGTGGTGTGTGGATCAGCAAAAACTCTATTCTATTTGATATACGCGGAGTTTTCAGAAACGTTCGCTTCCTTCTAGTTCCACTTTCACTTTGCTTTGCAGTTCTTTGCCACTCTTCAGATTTTCCTGAATGATTGCGTCTTCAAATCCTGCTTACTGCCACCATCTTTCTGCTATCTCATCCTGAAGAGATGCTTAAGAAGTCTAGTGTtgtctcagaaaaaaaagcaaaggttTTTTGtctttgagaagaaatcatACCACTTCTGCTGATGCTGGCTGATTATCCGCGTCGAAGTTCCCTCAAATGTAAGGAGCTTTACATCGATCCTGAACttaagaggaaaaataaaatcagcatgaaaatgacaaaaatgacaaaaaaaatgacatgatATGGTCGCTCGTAGAAGAAGGGAAGTTCTTTCAAATAACGCTATtagataagaataaaatatttttttctctgggcCAGCTtagattttaagaaaagacATTTTCTTGCATAAACATCATACAAAAAAAGctcctaaaaaaattaaaagaataaagtcttTGGCGTATCCgtaatccacttgggatgcgccagcgcgtttttactgcaattcgtaatctttgagattttggaacgcgttttggcgtatacaatgacttgcggggcgaatcgatgatcaagtcactgttttttatcctctcagacaagtctggtaccaatttatcgaccccggagggatgaaaggcttggtgaacactagggcggattcgaaccctcgacagTGCGGCTAACCGATTGCGTTACACTGGGCCCAACTTAATATGAcagtgcttgaaaaaaaaattcagaataaaCAGTCATAGAACTACAAAACGAACTGCACAACTGGTGGTCGAACAGTACGTCCCGACTCGAAATATGATTATTGAAATGTATATGATTATTTTTACCAGAAGCAGGCAGATCAATTAAACAACACGATGATTACAGGATCCTGTGATGGTCCTGAATataaaaaagcgaaaatcgTCACTATAACCCAAAAAATCCCTTTGGTCTTTATATGACGGGGAAATGTTTTTCTCGAAACTGCTGCCTAAGAAGAAAGTAGTGATGTTTATCGTTCCTTCAAAGATCACACGTGTAGTGATCTTCAAtagtcatttttcaaaaaaaaaaccagcagttggcttttttaatttaaaaaaatcgaaaaaaggaaataaataaattcaaagcCTACGTTAATGATTCCGGTAAGTTACTTGGACATCTTGTGGAAGAAGAAATCTTGGATACGGGTTGATCACactttgatcaccttgactccccgttcttcatcgatttgctcgaacAGGCTCCAATAACACATCTATTTGTCccaaaaaattttcctattgagaaaaaaattctgttttaaaattaaaggcatcactccacgaatctaaggtggtacggatttccggtggagtattcgtatacggtgtagtagattatcgagaggggggtgattccgtccatttcttcttaattgctgtaaaaaacagcccggaagataagcCTTAGGGCGTTCTAGCGCACtcttttctacaaggagttcgactggagcgcgccagccttgtgcacgcgtcgcatcttccgggccgttttttacggcaattaggaagaaatgggcggaatcaccacctcttcttaatctacgatcccgtatacgagtactccatctggaatccgtaccacctcagattcgtggggtgatgcctttaaacgcatTTCAAAGAACATGGATTAGGCCATCAGAAATCGCCTCAAAGTGAAAGGTTCGCGTCGCAGTCGTGCACTTCTGCAAGCCGCGAAAAGCAGGAAGTAGCGCTTTTTTCGGGACCGATAACGAGTCTTGTGGAGAACTCGAATCGAATTAAGTGGAATGTTGATGTCATAAGAACACTCTATTAAATCTTTTAGTACGTATCTCTTAGCTTTAAGATagaatcttcaagaaaatctaTACGAGCTCATCATCTTCAGTTTGTGGAATCCACAGCTATGAGTGGAATTAGTCATGAAGAGAGAACACCAATGTACAGCTGTGTGACACTGAAGAACACGTCGAGAAtactgataaaataaaaaaaaaataatatatgtgtaatgaaatattttgctgCCGGATTTGTGCTGCTTAATCCATGAAATAATCCTTACCTATGCCAGATTCCGGCGTGCTGAAACCCATGATATCACGACTTCAGCGCCAAATCGGATCTCATGGACAATGAGAAATCTCGATCTTGGGTGAGTTTTCGAggttttttagtttattttctgcaaattataattattgccattattattattattattattattattattattattattattattattattattattattattattattattattattattattattattattattattattattatcttttcattactcatcatcatcattgcTGACAAGTGTAAACAGTATTTGTTCCCACATTTTTTGTTCCCTTAGTCGCTGCGTTACGCGAAAAGCTGctatagtcgggccaaaacgacatgaatcacgagtgtgcgtagttgcggtgcatttacgtacgaaacggtgtagttgcggtggaggcagcagttggaacctaGGTGGGACCGCCGCAAACTTCTGCGATAgttggtgccagcaaggattccACTACGCTCTtacctaaccgctacgctccccCCGGAGCGCCTCGAGTCAAGCCgcgtacgtaattgcgtacctgctttatgtcgttttgaccttagtATACTTGGTGCAATGGGAAATAACGCATCTCATCGATCAATAAATCGAACGCCGTTGATTcagcaaaatttgcaaatttgtaCATGAATTGTCACTGTTTTCAGTTTCATCGGAGATTTGAGCGGTGCTGTAAATATTGTGGTGCCGTTTAATCTTACAGGACAGGCTGAAGTACAAGCTGAAGGACTTTCCGTACATTTGGACAGTTCGGTATGTTTTGGTGACCATTAATCCAAGATTTTAAGAGTTCTGGGTTGTTTTTGGTGAAGTCCACTAACGTCCAGGCCTACATTGCCTTTATTTCTGCATtgttaaatataaaaatagattGGCGTGTGTTTGGGGCAAGGTCGTAATCGAGCAGCTTATCCTCTCCATGGGTAATGTTCGTCATCTACATAGCTACATGACGTCAaagtgttttttatttgtaaaaacgaaaaaaaattagctagTACTTCTAGTTCCAGTGCGCATTTTAGTGCAGCTGATGAAGGTGAAATGTTATTTCTTTCCATCCCTTCAACTTCCCGAACAGAAATATTCTACTGGATTTAAGATCGAACGTGCCCCTAACGGCTCCGCACATGTCAGCACACTCTCCTGTCATTCAACGATTCGAGCCGTCGATGTCATTAATCACAACGGAGGACTGTTTGGTCTAGCCGTTACAGTATTTAAGgtgctggaatttttttcttcttcacaatttcgaatttttttttgtagcttttATAATACGTCGCTACAGTCGGtgtcaaaatgaaataaagttcgatgcagttgcgtaagcgccgGTGCTTGAAGAGACGCGACGCATGCTATCGGCTTGAGTCGAGACGACCaccgcaaactgcagcgacccagttatcgctgcagtttgcggtGGTCCCACCTGGGTCCCAACCTCCTAGCACCGCACCGATTCGAGCGCAGGCGCGTCTTCGTAAGCAACGGCGCCGAGTATCGTGTCATCTTGATTCTAGTACTCCAAACTACTACCAAACATCCATTTTTTAGCAAGGAGTTTCTGATAACGTCCGACTTTTGCTGCAAGGTTTGATCTGCAAGAAGGTACGGAAATATCTTGACGAAGACCTCAACGAAAAGGTTTGTGACGTGATGAAAGTGCTAGCCTCCCTGAGGGGAAACTTTGATTACAGTTGGCTGAGGTTCAAACAAAGAGTCCGCTAACTGAAGCGATTGAAGCGAACGCGGTTCGATCAGCTCGGCTATCAGAAGCTGTTGGTGGGGTTACGTTGGGTAGCATTTTGGGAAAGGTGAGTTCCTCTACTTCCTCGAACACATCCATCACTGATTTCTGTATGAATTACATGGATTTTTAGAGTTTCGCTAAGGATTTCTATATTGACTTCAGGTAAGcgaaggaaatttttctctgatttgGGAGAGTTGAGTGAAATTTTTAATCCTAGACTACGTGAAGATCCGTACTGTGGAAGGAACACCGTCGATATTGCATGTGCGGGTGAGATCTCGTACAAAGGTGTAGGTGGTACACCGTTTGGGCCGCCCCCGATTCAATGGCTTCGTACACATTCCGATTCACATATGGTTATGCTACAAGTGTCCGATTACCTACCGAATTCACTTTTCTACCATGCACacaagtttgtttttttttctgattttttagttgttttttttttgaaaaattattcggTAGTTACACTTCCCATGTAGTTGCTGCTGCACAATCGCTCTGGATCTTTAGAATTTGTTGCTTGAAAAGGCCAATGTTTGTTTCATAACGATCAGTTAATATTTTGTTGTAAGGATGAATAAGAAATTGAACAATACTAGATataaatttttgttaaaataatgatttaattaatttaatttagttgattattttaagatttaattaattgaaaatgtttaattctctttgaaaaatttaagaacTCCCcactttgtgtttttttggatttttcttaacAGCTCACTACTATGGCCGGaataaaacgacatgaagctcagaGCAGTTACGTAAGAGGCTATGCTTACGTAACTGTTTTGAAGTGGTGCGATGGGGTTAGCGCGTAGGACTACGTGGGGATCCTTGTTAGCATCACTCATCGCTGGAGGTGCTCCATGATGGTCCCAGCTCGATCGTAACCGTTGTGCACCATCGCGTGGCTTCGAACGccgccacttacgcaactgcatcgagcttcataACGTTCTCATCCGACTATAATTACGCGCTCTCTTTGGACAATTCAAAAACTCCCaactttctgttttctttcccaATTGTAGTTTACAGTACAACTTAGCAATACGcgatagaaatagaaaaacttCTATCGATGTCTTTATGATTAGGAGAAGCTTGAGAAAGCTGGAATTTAGAACTTGGGAAAGCATGCTTGCAAAAGGAAGTACCACTCAAGGAGCGAACTAGGACAAAGCAATAATGCGCTCCACTTTTTGCGTTTTGAACCACTAAAAATCCAcctttttcctggaaaataaaaaggaacttcagaaatgaaaaaccatTTTAGATGCGGTCTTAGGTCACCTCTCAGACTTCCTTACTCTCATGGAGTTAGGGGCAGCACGGCATGAAATTGAGAGCTTCGGGACCCCTCCATGAAAATATAGCTTTGAGTATGCAGTTCAAGAGTATGAACGAAATCATGTTCATATCACCCTAGTAATCCAAGAAAACGGAGTCAGAAAACGGCCTTATGGCATCGAATCCCACTAGGCGACTAATAACGTGCCTCGTGGAAAGAGGATCCGCAAGCAAGTGGAAGAGGCAGCGTATGCCTGCACTCGCGGACGTAACTAGTTATTCGGTGCTTTGTAGGgtgattttttgcaaaaaggcCGCTTTCCATGCGGTTATTTTGGGCAGGTGAAAAAGTGTCCTGCTCAATAAATCCGTTTGAGATACGGCACctcgttcgcttcaattcagaattgtttaaGGTTTAGGAATGGAAAAAGTTTACCCTAAGCAGTAACGAGGCTAGCCGATCTATCATGTCAGTGTTTcaaccctcccagacaagtctagtaccgatttatcgacgCAGGGgttgaagggcttggttggtactaaggcgatttcgaaccatagACTGACTGTGCAAACATTCACTGTGGACATGTCAGAGGTGCAACGGAAGGGCGATACCCGGACTGGACTGGATTGGATTCGACTGGATCGTGCATTATTTTACTTGGAATAATGGGTCatgataaaaaaggataaagtcactggcgtatcaatccactcggttCCACAACGGTTCCACTGTAAATCGTAATCGTTGcggttttggaacgtgtgcTGGCCTTTACGAGACCGGCTGGGGATAGTCGAAGATCTCAAGTtagtgtctttatcctcccatacaagactggtaccaatttagtTAACCCCGAGGGATTACAAGAGCTTattgagcactagggcggattagaaccctcgaccgtgtggtaAAGCGTCCTCAGtaactttttttcatgataGTAGTTGTAAATACcgtaattatttgtttttggattCTTTCTCATGCTTcaacagaataaaatatttggtataacaaaaatgtaaatatactGTGCTGTTACGTTATTTTAAGAGTTTAGTCATTTTTTTCGGTGGAGCTTCCTATCGGATTCACCTCATGCTCCAGCTCCAAAAAATTGCTATCTAACTATCTAAAaatttatctatctatctaaAAATTGCCATTTTCTTTTGTGGTTTTCTATTCCAGGCAACGTTTGATCCGCTTACATCTTTCGTCCTCGACGCCAGGAGTTGCCCAATTCCTACGAACCTCTTGTGAAGGGTCTTTCTGCTTGGCGGATCTCGTTCCGCAGCTGGCCGAGACGTACCCGAACCAAACTCTCGAACTCTCTCTAGCCGCAACCCGTGCGCCAGCTGTTTTGTTCTCTGAGAAGAAGGGAGGTAAGAAGCGAAGATGTGTGCGTCTGGATAGGCGCTCATAAATCCTAGCAGTCTTCTTGTCACCTTCCAGGAGTTATCTCTGTGAATCTCGGTGGAGTGATCGTCGTGTTCGTTTCGGATGGTTATCGACGTAAGCAGGCGGCCGTCTTGGACATGGAAGTGGTGGCGGACACCAAGTTGAATCTGCAGGTACGTCCTTcacttgcacttttttttttctttgcgctgCAGTATGTGAATTTTGCAGAATCAGAACGTCAACGGAAGTGTAGAGCTGACAAAATTCGATTTGACTAGCCGTTCGGCGGCGATAGCGATTTCTCAGGAAGAGCTATCCGATATTGCGATTCTCGTTTCTCAAATGGTCGAAAAAATGCTGAACGAGATGCTTGCGAACGGATTTCCGCTGCCGCTTCCTCACGGTAATAAACTGAATTTTTGTTAGAGGTACTCATTAATGGAATACTCAATTTTTCTGTCCACAAAAGatacgaaaatatttttttaaaagatccacaaaacaaaacatataCTACCAATCTCCTTATATTTAcgccaacaaaaaaatcctgaacatATTAAAGCACACCAGgactaaagtttttttttttaagattttggagaaatgtttatgtttttagTGTTATTTCAGCCTATTTATTTGTGGTTCCAAGTCAAGCAAACCTTTTCaaaagtaataaattttgttaacaatcttggctgttgcttaaattcgactatcaacaagttgccatctctatgccaagattcaaggaaagtcgaactttcgcacttcttttcaaaaggttttttttttgaaatattgaaatgtGCATATGATCCGTCTTTACTTGCTGTGAGGGTCATTTCGAGTTATTTTCTAAAGTAATagcaaaataatattaatattattatcaaTATACAATGTAtacaatgataataatattaaaattaaattagtacTTTTAAATGTTAATTACTGTGTAAATAAAAAGTACAAATTACAGTACAAATTAAGTACATAATTTATGTAgtacaaattaaattaattaattaaatttaggaGTACAAATTAAGTAATTTATCAAATAATAATCAACAAATTACAATAGTACTAAtgtaataatacaataatatttgCACTGAcacatatgtatttatttcttatactATCGTCTATCATATTTGGTAATTCAGGATTTTGATGAATAATAAGGGAGTAGTAGCATAAATAGTACATATAACTGTAAAAGAACTACGCTCTCCGTtggtgaaaaatagaaaacctcCAGGTTAGTGAGGTAATATTTTCGAGGAATTCGCATTGACTTCACAATAATTCTCTCTAATCTTCATGGAATTGGCGCTGGCTTAGGCACCATTCTCCGGATTTCccttagtttttcttcatcgACCTCCTTTAAGGCTATAGCCGGGAAAGTTTTCGGAAGTTATAACCTTGGAATTAGTGGTAGGGAATGAAAATTGAGgtcaaaaattggaattgaaagcaaagaaataaattctgaCTCTTCGATACAAAGTAACAGTGCTACTACTTGAATTTTTTGCtaaatttcttggaattctAGCAGTACAACTCGACGGGTTTTTGCTGAGGAAATATATTTCCTATCCAGTGTAATTGTAGATGTACTTTTAGTGCAAGGTTAGTCGTGCAAGACTGTGACTATTTGTGGACGTTCTTGGAAAACAACGGAGAAAAGAACAGTAGTTCCAGTGGCTACGATAACGTGGCCACAATCTATTCATAGATGTGGATTGAGAAagaaagttaaagtttctaaGGAGAATAGGAGAGCGCTTCTTTGAGTGAAGTTGTCATAATTAAAGGGATCAcgctacgaatctgaggtggtacggatttcaggtgaaatattcgtatacgagatagtagattatggatagggggtgattccgtccatttctttctaatcgccgtaaaaaacggcccggaagatacggcgcgtgcacaaggctggcgcgctccaatcgaactccttgcagaaaataatgcgccagaactcccggttttttttacgacaattaggaagaaatggacggaatcaccctcctccccataatctactataccgtatacgaatactccacctgaaatccgtaccacctcggatttgtggggtgattcctttaataaTGGAGTACTGGAATCCTAAAAGGACGATGGGAACGTTATGGTTCTTAATAGGACCtatcaaaaataattacaaacaAGAGGAACCGAATGTACCGTGAAGCACTAGGAATCGAATGAGTAACGAGAATTCGACAGAAAGGATTTGAATGATATTTCTcattctttgaaaatggagcaataaataaacaaagtagAAGAGTAATTTGCATCCATTTCCACActattttcagagaaatttgaaaatttgactttGCATCCTTAGAGCTGGTGAaatagctaattttttttgcccaGTTAGAGAACAACATAAGAGTAAAGGAGAATCAAAAGTTTCTAATTTATGTGAACTTTAAATAACAATTTATTCCCATTTACGTGGTCTACTTCTGCTCCtccttaggatttttttcttgagagaaAAGAATTCTGATACCTTTGCCTCATAcattaaataattttcagtGTTGAGCCTGAACAATGTCTCCGTGGATGTGTTGACCAGGAGGATTCTCATTAGGACGGATGTGGCGGTgagttttctcaaattttttccgCATTACTTTGCATATAATACCGTATACGATATTGTATACTGTACATGATTATAGCGTGAGAATATTTAGTTTACATCATGGAACTCGGAAAAATCCTTCACGGATATTTATTATGCGTAAGAAAAGGAGTTCATGCTATGCTAGAAATTCtttgacagaaaaagaaatatttttaggtAGAATAAAAGGGTAAAAGAGAGGttgcaactcttttttttctacaatatttatttataaatttatttattcatacagATCAATGGTGcactgaaagaaaagaaaaaagaaaacacacttAGTCTGAGTCAgaggatttttaaaaaaaaatttgtcgtCTGTTTGTGTTTCGCAATTTCTGCTACAATTTCTGATAATTATAActtccacgtttttttttcacgctcCAGCGGCTCATAAGAGAATTAGAGTTCGTACTTGTTGAATCCAATTTTGCTATTGTTCACTGACGTTAAAAatagccagaaaaaaattgtcagcCAACTTATAGTATTTGAACATTTTGCTACCCGTTTTCTGATCAGAAAACAGACAGAAGAAGCCAGAGCGAAGTCaaattattcagttttttt
Coding sequences within it:
- a CDS encoding hypothetical protein (NECATOR_CHRIV.G13756.T1), encoding MRPLVALKLASLVQLALLTSRRDFHPLLDAPPHLPGVRLRLFPSGISYLSQVANNVLAEQLPRIIIPDVEHRLPGDQGVIYISRVKISRFRRAETHDITTSAPNRISWTMRNLDLGFIGDLSGAVNIVVPFNLTGQAEVQAEGLSVHLDSSIERAPNGSAHVSTLSCHSTIRAVDVINHNGGLFGLAVTVFKQGVSDNVRLLLQGLICKKVRKYLDEDLNEKLAEVQTKSPLTEAIEANAVRSARLSEAVGGVTLGSILGKSFAKDFYIDFRLREDPYCGRNTVDIACAGEISYKGVGGTPFGPPPIQWLRTHSDSHMVMLQVSDYLPNSLFYHAHKQRLIRLHLSSSTPGVAQFLRTSCEGSFCLADLVPQLAETYPNQTLELSLAATRAPAVLFSEKKGGVISVNLGGVIVVFVSDGYRRKQAAVLDMEVVADTKLNLQNQNVNGSVELTKFDLTSRSAAIAISQEELSDIAILVSQMVEKMLNEMLANGFPLPLPHVLSLNNVSVDVLTRRILIRTDVAVDERRLSRLAARTLFNGPGFAGQLDQFAVENFIRLAAESRPRPGADVTGFRDRRFIASPRARPIRPSNRFRTT
- a CDS encoding hypothetical protein (NECATOR_CHRIV.G13756.T2), giving the protein MDGWVREAAAAATVVTTTDDECLRLRKTGADVGRSVGRLVGWSVANNVLAEQLPRIIIPDVEHRLPGDQGVIYISRVKISRFRRAETHDITTSAPNRISWTMRNLDLGFIGDLSGAVNIVVPFNLTGQAEVQAEGLSVHLDSSIERAPNGSAHVSTLSCHSTIRAVDVINHNGGLFGLAVTVFKQGVSDNVRLLLQGLICKKVRKYLDEDLNEKLAEVQTKSPLTEAIEANAVRSARLSEAVGGVTLGSILGKSFAKDFYIDFRLREDPYCGRNTVDIACAGEISYKGVGGTPFGPPPIQWLRTHSDSHMVMLQVSDYLPNSLFYHAHKQRLIRLHLSSSTPGVAQFLRTSCEGSFCLADLVPQLAETYPNQTLELSLAATRAPAVLFSEKKGGVISVNLGGVIVVFVSDGYRRKQAAVLDMEVVADTKLNLQNQNVNGSVELTKFDLTSRSAAIAISQEELSDIAILVSQMVEKMLNEMLANGFPLPLPHVLSLNNVSVDVLTRRILIRTDVAVDERRLSRLAARTLFNGPGFAGQLDQFAVENFIRLAAESRPRPGADVTGFRDRRFIASPRARPIRPSNRFRTT